The nucleotide sequence GGCACCTTGGGCCGTAGAATAACAGAACAAAGTGAACGTAACGGCACCATCACCATTGATGGCCATAAAATCCGAATGCAGGCAACAGTGCATACCCTTTCCGGCTACTCCGCCCACGCCGACCAGCAAGGACTCATCGACTGGGTCGCCTCCATGCCCCAAAAACCAGGGACAATCAAGCTCATCCATGGAGAAGCGGCCGCCAGAAACACACTTGGTGAAAAATTGCGCGAGCGAGGCTATAATGTGATTGATGACTAAGGGACGGAGAAATTGGTATGTGGATGAAAAAACTGCGGGCTGTGGCGAGTCGCCAATGCGGTGATAGTTGAGCAACACGGATTCCTTCTAGAGAAAAGTATTGTGCATGAGAAGGCAAAATCTAATCAATAGATCTTTCCTTATTCTTATGCTTTTGCTCCGCCCCCTGACTCTATCTTTAGAGGTGAAATATGCGTAAAAAACAACTATTGATGGAATTAAAGAGCTTTAAAATTGTTCACCAGAGACAGTATGGCATTGTCGCATTAGGAATATTTGGCTCTTTTGCTCGTGGGGAGGAAAGTGATGCAAGTGACGTTGATATAGTTTTGGAAACGGAGACTCCAGATCTTTTTAATATCGTACATATGAGCCTCTTGCAAAATGAACAACTTTTCTTTATGCAAGAATCACTTCGCGTCTAACTTGTTGAAATTACGTGTTCGAGCTTTTGCAAAATGACCAGGAGTGAAAAATATCCTCATTTTGCAAGAGGCTCATATTAAAGAAGATTTAGAGAAACAACTGCGACTTCCCGTTGATATAGTGAGACTCCGCGATAAAATGAATCCGTTTTTAAAGAAGCGGATCATCAACGAGGCCATCTATGTCTGACATAGAAATGGTTGCAGAACTGTTGCAGCAAACCCTGAATGCGGTAGAGCGTATAATAAAAAGATTTGAGCCGGTTGACTCAGCTGATTTCTTTACTGATACTGTTAGTGGCACGGAGAAGCTGGATGCCATTTGTATGTTGCTGATTGCGGTTGTTGAAGTTTAAAGAATATAGATAAAATAACAGGAAAAAAATTGCTCCAGAATTACCAGGAGGTCGACTGGAAGGGTGCGAAAGGAATGCGTGATATTATCTCTCACCATTATTTTGATATTGATGCAGAAGAAATATTTTGGGTCTGCGAAAAGAATTTACCTCTTCTTTCTGAAACCCTTAGGAAAATTATTTCAGATATTACCGAGTGAAGAACTGTGTCCGGATTAGCTCATCATCGACTCAAATATGAAGATATAGTGGGCAAAAGTGTTTAATTGGGACGGCATGACGGCACTTAAAGAATCTCGTCCGGCTTATACTATGCTTTTTATTGGTAAAAAGGCATCTTTAAGCCCTGAAAACACCTATCATATTAACATAACATGTCGTAATTAAGAATAATTTTTCGGTGCGCCCCATGCTGGAGCATACTGGAACAAACGCAGACTCTCCCATTGATTAGCGGTGAAGAACTTCCGTTCAGGCTTGCCATAGACCAAAACTCTAAGTAATCTGATAGTTAACTGACTGCTTGAAAAATCAACATGAGAATCCTCATGGATCAAACATCACTCAACAATAATGACTACGACACCCCGTGGAAAGATGCCGTCACCAGGTATTTCCCGGAGTTCATGGCCTTTTACTTTCCAGAAGCCCACTCCCAAATTGACTGGGAACAGCCATACACCTTCCTGGACCAGGAACTAGCCCAGGTTGTTCAGGATGCCGAACTTGGCAAACGCCTGATCGACCGTCTGGTCCAAGTCGCCATCCTTGCCGGCGGCGAAGGTTGGGTCTATATTCATGTTGAAGTGCAGGGCGGCCATGACAGCCAATTTGCCGAACGGATGTTCACCTACAACTACCGCCTGTACGATCGTTATCGCCGTCCTGTGGCAAGCATGGCGGTGCTGGCCGATGACAGCACCAGGTGGAGACCAGACAGTTTTGGATATCAGCTCTTCGGCTGCCGACACTTGCTGGAATTCCCAATTGTCAAATTGTGTGACCATGCAGATCGGCTTGAAAGCCTGTTGACTCAGGCCAATTCCTTCGCCCTGGTCACGGCGGCCCACCTGCTGACCCAACAAACCAAGGGGGACAATGATCGTCGGTTTGCTGCCAAGTGGCGGCTCACCAAACTCCTGTACGAACGAAACTGGGATAAACAACACATCATTGACCTATTCGGTGTTATCGACTGGATGATGCGACTTCCTCCAGAACTCGAAAAGCAGCTCTGGCAGGACATAACAATTCTTGAAAGGAGTAAAACCATGCCCTACGTCACCTCAGTAGAACGTATCGGAATCGAAAAAGGGATACAACAAGGGATACAACAAGGGATACAACAAGGGATGCAACAAGGGATGCAACAAGGAGAATCACAGCTCTTAGGGCGCCTGCTAGTTCGCCGGTTCGGACCGTTACCTCAATGGGTAGAAAACCACTTGACGGAGGCAACGATTTCGCAGCTGGAGGCATGGGGCGATGCCGTGTTGGATGCCAAGACCCTGGAAGAGGTATTTGCCTCAAGCCCGGCAGAGCATTGAGCGCCTAATTCTTCCTTTGTCACATTTACGTTACAGCTGTGTACGCATGAGATTTCTCGTCATTCCGGCATGATTTTAGCCGGAATCCAGACCGTCTTGACGCACTGGGCCCCAGCTAAAATCATCCCCGTCAAGCGAGGACTGAACTGAGTGCTGGGATGACGCTCGGTTCTTATACCAAAGGGCTTGCAGATAAATGGAGCGATATTGATGTTGCAGTTGTTTCTCCGCTCCAATACTACTCAGTTGTGATACATCTGCCAGCACCGGTTATCCTCAGAGTGACGCCTTACCTGGAGATCAATAATGTTTGCACCACTATGCGCCATACTATCACGAGAAATGGTTGAACTCTCCAGCACAGTAGAGGCCTGTATCAATAGAATAAACCGCAGAGCAGACTTCATCTCTCGCAATGAGGAAGATATTCTTGCGGATAGCCTGGCGGCATGTCTTCATTATTTTTATACCGGGTTGGAAAGTATTTTCGAAACCATCGCCACGGAGGTCGATGGCGGCTCCCCCCGTGGAGAAAGT is from Desulfobulbaceae bacterium and encodes:
- a CDS encoding DUF4351 domain-containing protein; its protein translation is MDQTSLNNNDYDTPWKDAVTRYFPEFMAFYFPEAHSQIDWEQPYTFLDQELAQVVQDAELGKRLIDRLVQVAILAGGEGWVYIHVEVQGGHDSQFAERMFTYNYRLYDRYRRPVASMAVLADDSTRWRPDSFGYQLFGCRHLLEFPIVKLCDHADRLESLLTQANSFALVTAAHLLTQQTKGDNDRRFAAKWRLTKLLYERNWDKQHIIDLFGVIDWMMRLPPELEKQLWQDITILERSKTMPYVTSVERIGIEKGIQQGIQQGIQQGMQQGMQQGESQLLGRLLVRRFGPLPQWVENHLTEATISQLEAWGDAVLDAKTLEEVFASSPAEH